From Plasmodium cynomolgi strain B DNA, chromosome 9, whole genome shotgun sequence:
CGTTTAAACATATTCCACTGCAACCGCGTAAGTGATACAAGACCGTGATGCTCAATGAGCTGTGTTGAAAGATGTCCCATTCTATGTGTGTGTCTTTACCTCTCTCTTTTGTTATACACCCCCCTTTGGGGTATGTTTTCCCCAAAGCGCACCACCTAGGGGTGAGAAAGTTaattcttcttccattttaacGACAATAAATTCGTGAAGTAGGGGAGGAAACACCTGACAAGGTACTGCCAACCCCAGCCGTAAACTCACCCACCTGTATTGTTTAGCCACTCGACAGGCACATTGATACGATACGTTAAAAAGGGACTTTGTAAAAAGAGTCTTATAACTCAgctgtcaaaaaaaaattgttttttcccctaaaTGTAGAGTGTAAGTGGCAAGAGTAAAGGAGCAACGTATGAACAGGTGAGCTGCGTATTGGGGACACGTGGCCTGGTTCCCCACTTGCACATTTTAACGAAGTATGTACGTGTACTTTTTGCGGGCGACTCGGCagttttgccattttgtgggGTTCCACTTTTTGCCGTTCAAAtttgccgttttgccgttttgcaGTTTTGCAGCTTGGCAGTTCGGCTAATTGGCTAATTGGCAAACTGTCAAATTGTCAAATTCTCAACTTCACAGTGCCCATTTCAGCCACGCCGCTGCCCCTCCAAAGTAAAAACCGTTCTGCAGAAGTTGgcaaaaaatcacaaaacCGTTATCCCGCATGCCGTTTCGCGAAACTCTTTGACGCAGGGTACCATCGGCGCAGGGCATCATCGACGCGCCCCATTTTTATTCGTCCCCGGAGGGGCAACTGCTTCAGCGCGAACAATGtactcttttttaaaaaaaaaaaaaaaaaaaaaaaaaaaaataattatggcTATTTACCTGTCATGTTATGGTCAGgtaaaaacgtgaaaaaaaaaaaattcagaagaaaataaaagtcgTATGGAACTGCTAGGCCGTGACCCAAAAAAGAGAGTAGAAAGTCCGAAAGGGGTTAAAAAAcggacgaaaaaaatacgccCAACAGTGGAGTAAGCTACGCCGAgggggaaatatatatacgtacgtacTTACGTGAAAATATtcttgtgtattttttttgtgcctgcCCGCCACAGGCGAACCCCAGCTCGAAGCCAACAAATGATGGAAATCAACGCAGGCAGTAGCGCCACGGACGAACCCGCGAAAAGCGCGGACTTATTCAAAGACGAAAGCGGCATCGTTGAAAGCAGCAGTGTGGAAGGCGGAAACGTCGAACGTGGTAACGTTGAACTCGGCAACGTTGAGCGCGGCAATGTCGAGAGCTTCAAAAAGAGGATGAGGGCTGCGAAGAGGATGCCCtccaggaagaagaagagggaaATAAAGGACGCCGACTCGGAGGAAGAGCAGAACGCCCAggaggtggagaaaaaacagaagggAGGTGCGGAAGAAACGGGAGATgcgggagaagcggaagaaacgggagaagcggaagaaacgggagaagcggaagaaacgggagaagcggaagaaacgGGAGACCAACAACTCGATGGAGACCGTGGCGGAAAGGATGAAAAGCACCCAAACCATGAGGACACAGAAGAAGACCCCTCGAATGAGAACAGCCCagggaagaggaaaaggaaatcaaagctgaagaaaaaaggcgaCCAAGAACAAATTAACGAAAGGAGTATCCACTCTGCGGACAACGACTTTACCACGAAAGACAACATATTTGGGAACGAAAACTTTTCTGATGAGAGCCAGAGCGGCGGGGAGGCTCGCAATGAGCAGGTCGGTGATGGCGGTGATGACAGCGCAGATGGCGACGATGATGACggtgatgacgatgatgacgagGACGATGGCGGTGCCAACCAAAACagcgaaagggggaaaaaaaaaaaaagaaagctgCGCCCCAGCAAGGATAAAAGCGCGGAAGAGGGaggcaaaaggaaaaaactcAAGTCGGCCGCGAAGAAGAGCAAGTTTATAGATAGTGTCGcggaggaaggggaggaggatgaGAGTGAGAGCGAAGGCGACAGCGAGGAGTACGAAGAGGAAGACCTAATGATTGACGAAAATGaccaagggaaaaaaaaaaaaaaaaaaaaaaaaaaaattcaccgaGAAATGGGAACTTTTCCACTCTGAGCCTACTGGACGATGAAGGAGATTACGATAACGAAGACATAAACGATTCGAGTaaatctgaaaaaaaaaaaaatcccattttgatgaaatactagaaaatttaaagatgaaaaggaaaagagtaCAAAAGATTTCAGAAGACGACGGTCTACAATATTgcgaaaatgttttaaaCCAAATGATTTTAATGCATGAACAGgatctaaaaaatataaaagaaaaaaaaccagcAACAGCCAAGTTACAAATAATAGATCAAGTGTGTATGATTCTAACCaagccaaaatggaaacccttttttatgaagttaaatatttaccatGTCTTAGCATTATGGTTAATGCCACTTTCAAAAAATACACTCCCCAATTTTACCATCCGAACGAATCTATTGAAGGTGATACAACAGCTCCCCATTACTATAAAATCCTTGAGGGGTAGCCAACTTGGGAAAATAATGACCTACTTACACACACATAAAGAAGAAActgatgaaaacaaaaaactcATTCgtaccattttgcaaaactggATGGGACCCATCATAGGAATTAATACAAActataaacaatttttaaaagaaagacaaaaaagaattttagaAAATCCAGAATATCACAAGAAGGTACtcgaaaaagcaaaaacgtTAATCCCCGATTCGATTAGTAttgagaaggaggaagagcaAAATGAATTGAAGAAACATGCCACCATACCTTTTAACAGTGAATGCTCTTTTTTGATTAACGTCCCTTCTTCTGTGCCCAGCTCTAGTAAGAAAATGATGCccaaaagtaaaattaagaGACTTACcgataatatgaaaatgttgAAGAGGGCTCGAAAGTCCCAGAAGGTATCCATTGAGGGAAAGGGGGTTGCCATATAGTCGGAGGTACACACGCatatattacattatatGTTATACACCCCGTATGTTTGTGTGTAGTGTGCCCCTTCGCTTTTCTAGCCCCGTTTTAAAGCGTGCCTTTTTGCCCAGTACCAAAGCGGAGTCTCCGTGATGGGACCTTCCCCCGTGCGTGACACTCACATGTGCTCCCATTTGCGCGCCATTTTTGCAGCGTCATTTTTGCAGCGCCATTTCTACAGCGCCATTTCTGCAGCGCCATTTTTGCAGCGCCTTTTTTGCAGTGTCGTTTATGAGTTCACCCCACGTGTGCTCTCCATTTAAGTGCCCTTTTTCTGCTGCGCGCACGGAATGGTTAACACCTGAGCCATCGCGAGATGTGCCACCAGGTGGGGCTTTCCTCATTTCGGGTGCTACATAATACCTTGGAAGTGATTTTACATGTTGGGGTAGCCAGCCGTTCTGGCAACGTCGCCCTACGCAAAGCACATCAATCTACCCTCTTTTTGGGGCCATTTTTTGTGGTAATTTTTCGCAACCGGTTTATGCCCCCCCAATTTGAGTCAACCCAAAATttacttcttccacttcagtccgctttttccttttttttttttttttttttgtgtagaACTGAGCGTAAGGCATCAAATCTGATGGCTGGCACAACTCTACAGCCaagttaataattatataaaaattgcgaaaaagaaagaaaagaaaaaaaaaaacacatcaTGCAGTGGTATACataacatatgtacattccTATCTCCATGGTGGTAACTGTAGAGCCACCTCATGCGTATTCGAAATTTGTTCTGCGCGGTGCATCATCAacttagaaaaaaacaaaatacgCAGCGCGGTTCGCTCACTAAGTGTTATGAGCACTCTGCGCGACTGCAAAGATAGGTGGAGGACCAACCCCCCGGGGGCGCGCCTCCACGTACAGGGCTAATATATGCCCACCTTAGCATCTACATCGAGACGCTGGCTACTGCTTTGAGAAGTGAGAGCGACAACTGTACTTAACCCCCTTGCTTCTTCCGCCCCACCCACACCTCTTCATCGTTGGTATGTGTAGCTGGCGAACCGTGGTGGAGCAAACCGCGCAAGTTCAAACCCATTCGTCGTTACTTGTGCAGTATTGCGCATCTACCACTGGTAAAGAGGGCAAAACATGCGGATAGGAGCCGCTGGGTGAATGTAACCATATGTCACCGTAAGATGAGTACCCTCTGTTCGTCAGCAGAATGACAaagcatgcaaaaaaaaaaaaaaaNNNNNNNNNNNNNNNNNNNNNNNNNNNNNNNNNNNNNNNNNNNNNNNNNNNNNNNNNNNNNNNNNNNNNNNNNNNNNNNNNNNNNNNNNNNNNNNNNNNNNNNNNNNNNNNNNNNNNNNNNNNNNNNNNNNNNNNNNNNNNNNNNNNNNNAAAAAAAGTTAACAGGTTCGTATTAGAACAGTTCTTCGGGTAggtatgtaaatataaatatgtagataaatttttttttttttttttttatttttctgacTTGCTAAAAATCGCGAGGTTATCACGAGCAACTCTTTTATGGaatgttttttcgtttttttttttttttttcttctttttaccCTCTCGTTGCATCCCGATGACACAGAAATACCGCGCATGGAATAACTTTGCTGCACTGAAATAGTTCAACGTTCGTACATCCGCCCCGGgcgcatgcaaaaaaaataaagtgcgTATATACAAGTGTGTATTTTGTGCGCGCCTATATAAGTACAGGGGTGATTTACTGCCATCTGGGCGTGCTATACACcgccacatttttttttttttttttttttttgcttcaccgtGTACCGCCCCAAtgaatttccttttcgctttgTTCGTCTCCTTGTACAACATCTTCCTGCACGAGAGTAAAAATGTCGTAGGTGAAACACTCAAGGAGTATAAAAGCAGAAGGGGCACCACCGGTGATCAGTACTTCTACATACACATAAGTCTGCATGAGTGATGTGGCAGGGGGGAGATATGTTCGGTGCGGCAGAGGGGATATTTTTGCGGTGCGGCAGGGGGGATATTTTTGCCAGTCGGCCCAGACCAACCGCAATTCTCCAAAAGGGCTGGGGCTGCAGCACAgggtgcacaaaaatggccGCCAAAAATGGGCGACAAAAATGGCCGCCAAAAATGACTTCAAAAAATAGCTGCGTAAAAGTGTGCACCAAAATAGCTGTGCAAAAATGCCCGCACCAAAATAGCTGTGCAAAATTTCCCGCACCAAAATAGCTGAGCAAATTTTCCCGCGCCAAAATAACTTCACCAAACCATCGCACATCACGATTTAATGAAAATGCGCATGCTGTCCCAGCGCATGGTCTGAGGAGTGCCCACCGCGCAGCCCTTTTCCCCGCATCGCCACCATCGCGGTAATAGCGGCAATAGTGGCAATAGGGGTAATAGCGGCAATAGCAGTAATAGCGGCAATAGTGGCAATAGCGGCAACAGCGGCAACAGCGGCTTTTCcgcttggaaaaaaaggcacatgcGCTAcacgaagaaaagaaagagggGGAACGCCGAGGGAACGATGAAAGATGGCGCAGAGCCTGCGCGAAGGAGCGCCAGAGCACCCAAACGAACAGTCAACAGCCACCTCGCCGGAAGACGCAGTCATATGCCCAAGCGGACAACTCAACCAAAaggaggacaaaaaaggtacacacaaaaaaagaagagatcaagtattcaaaaattttatctaccaaaatattttcaacaaGGATCGTTTTacgaatatatttaaaaaaaaaattggccaTAGTACAGGAGGGAAACGTAACGACGAGGATGGTAGCACTGGAAGAAATCAACAAAACGTGTCTGTGGATGACCAACTCACaaatgaagatgaagaaTACATGCTGTTTTTAAGTTACATATACAACGACATAACGTCATTTATTgagattaataaaaattaccacttaaaaaattccaacTACGCCGATCTTGAAGACCTCATTTTGGAAATCTGCGGGACCGTCTGCCGTGATGCCTTTCGCAATATAAAGTCGATTTTTAAGTCGCCCGAGGGGGGCGCAACAAGGCAGGGGAGTGTATGCAAGCATGCAGGAGACGTAAATGACCATGTCGGAGACGTAAATGACTATCGTGCCGATCGATACAATCACGATTCACATGGTGACAAGGGAAAGAGTGAACCCCTTCAAGGTTACTCCCCCAGCACAAACgattcctccttcttcttcatacCCCCCATGGAATACCTAgttacacatatacacaagCTGACCTCAAAAAAAGATGATGCCAAAAACGTCTGCCATTTCTCATCTGAcattaatgaatttttaaaaaataacaacttcGATAAACACCCCATTTATGGTTCACTCCCAAGGGGGGATAACCCGAGAGAGGATGGGAAGGCTACTGGCCAGGGAGAGGAGGCAGACCCTTTTTTCCAGTGTGATATTTCTGAGCAACGAGGGGAGACTCTCCCCTCCGTAGGGGAGAGCTCAGCTGCTACTCATAAGACAGTCCGCGAGAACAGTCACAGTCTTTTGGATAGCCACCCAAGTGGTTATATCGCGTTAGAAACGGAACTGTCACACGCACACACGTGGGGGGAAAAGCACCCCCCTTGCAGTTGCAGCGGTAGTAACAGCTGCAGTAGTGGAGACAACACCGGTCGTAATAATCTGCGCAGCGAAGGTGACACATCCCTCCCAGACGTCCCCCCAACGCACAGTCAGGAGGAGCGACTCCTTTTGGAAGATGCAGCGGAGGAGCTCACCCCCAATGAGAAGAAACATGACGAAGAGGGGGTCCAACATGATCATGCTTATGCACATGTTCATACCCATTCCCCACCAGTAGAGCATACACAGGTGGGCACCAATTTTGAGGTCAGCTCGAACAATGGCGGAGCTACCATCTTTGCGGACGTCCACAACTTCAACGAAAATGAAGCCATTTGGGCTCACCGGAAGAGTCCTGATGAATTAACTTGCTCCCTCATGAACGGTACGACTCGTTCGGACTGGGGCGGTGCGATTTACTCCCCTTTATCAGGGCCCAACTATGCTAACGATTCCGACTCGAATGATGGGCGACCGAATGGAGCCACGCAGGGGAATGTCCCCCACGAGGGTTCTGAAGATGATGACTGTAAAGATGGTGACTGCAAAGATGGTGACTGCAAAGATGGTGACTGTAAAGATGATGGTGTCGATTCGGTGGAGGGGGAAACCACAGGCGATCCGTTTTTGCGGGGGGAAAAATTCCTGAATGGTAGCTCgcaggggggagaggaggcCCACAGGGACATACATCATTACAGCCAGTCCAACTGTTCCAAGCAGGTGAGCCGCTCCAACCCTGAGGATGAAGTATTCGAGGACTGCCTAGATGATTATGTTAAGCCAGCGCGCGCCCCTAAGGACAACCAGGACACGGACACAAACGATGATGACTCGGAGGTGGACTCAGATGGAGAAGGACACGACACGGCAGACGATGTGGACGACGTCGCAAGTGAAATGGGGGACGCGAATGGGGCAAATACGCCCAGCGAGGACAACCCCCCCGATAATCAAACAAGCAACAATATCAGACGAGCAGAGGACGTGCATCTGTGCGGAGGACAAAATAGTGACCAATTGGAGGATGATAAAGAGGGCATCACAACAGAAGGGAAAGACTCGCCAAAAGAGCAGCCCCTA
This genomic window contains:
- a CDS encoding hypothetical protein (putative), whose amino-acid sequence is MAQSLREGAPEHPNEQSTATSPEDAVICPSGQLNQKEDKKGTHKKRRDQVFKNFIYQNIFNKDRFTNIFKKKIGHSTGGKRNDEDGSTGRNQQNVSVDDQLTNEDEEYMLFLSYIYNDITSFIEINKNYHLKNSNYADLEDLILEICGTVCRDAFRNIKSIFKSPEGGATRQGSVCKHAGDVNDHVGDVNDYRADRYNHDSHGDKGKSEPLQGYSPSTNDSSFFFIPPMEYLVTHIHKLTSKKDDAKNVCHFSSDINEFLKNNNFDKHPIYGSLPRGDNPREDGKATGQGEEADPFFHQEERLLLEDAAEELTPNEKKHDEEGVQHDHAYAHVHTHSPPVEHTQVGTNFEVSSNNGGATIFADVHNFNENEAIWAHRKSPDELTCSLMNEEAHRDIHHYSQSNCSKQVSRSNPEDEVFEDCLDDYVKPARAPKDNQDTDTNDDDSEVDSDGEGHDTADDVDDVASEMGDANGANTPSEDNPPDNQTSNNIRRAEDVHLCGGQNSDQLEDDKEGITTEGKDSPKEQPLKGYYPSKMEQQNEPPQRIIELDPKEYLEKQKKMVKNKTYADLDANPESRREFTKNENPHDDYYHFKYLNKCENISNPYQYTKVEKKANIQVTPSPFPQFLRDIQIYNISQKKIRLKKTNIALRRDDADVGIPEKTTNKKKRQTRKRTK
- a CDS encoding IWS1-like protein (putative); the encoded protein is MEINAGSSATDEPAKSADLFKDESGIVESSSVEGGNVERGNVELGNVERGNVESFKKRMRAAKRMPSRKKKREIKDADSEEEQNAQEVEKKQKGGAEETGDAGEAEETGEAEETGEAEETGEAEETGDQQLDGDRGGKDEKHPNHEDTEEDPSNENSPGKRKRKSKLKKKGDQEQINERSIHSADNDFTTKDNIFGNENFSDESQSGGEARNEQVGDGGDDSADGDDDDGDDDDDEDDGGANQNSERGKKKKRKLRPSKDKSAEEGGKRKKLKSAAKKSKFIDSVAEEGEEDESESEGDSEDLLDDEGDYDNEDINDSSKSEKKKNPILMKY